One segment of Brassica napus cultivar Da-Ae chromosome C3, Da-Ae, whole genome shotgun sequence DNA contains the following:
- the BNAC03G50330D gene encoding uncharacterized protein BNAC03G50330D — MARSVLTLSLPTQVNLEDTVCGDGSFCMSFDLPGVCGDDILVLPNENEVKFYGENKEVYEHDESCRIFMGAVNGAFFCAPGVPLSSHHIAWDAEFGVLKVRISPPGRARSS, encoded by the exons ATGGCAAGAAGTGTACTCACACTCTCCCTCCCAACACAG gTAAATCTGGAAGATACAGTATGTGGTGATGGAAGTTTTTGCATGTCATTTGACTTGCCAGGTGTCTGTGGTGATGATATCTTGGTGCTGCCTAATGAGAATGAAGTCAAGTTCTATGGTGAGAACAAGGAGGTGTATGAGCACGATGAGAGTTGCCGTATCTTCATGGGAGCCGTCAACGGCGCCTTCTTTTGTGCTCCTGGAGTTCCACTTTCGAGCCACCACATCGCCTGGGATGCTGAGTTTGGTGTTCTCAAGGTCCGTATCTCACCTCCTGGCAGAGCGAGGAGTAGCTAG
- the LOC106348031 gene encoding protein CHROMATIN REMODELING 24: protein MAENTTSTRRRPQSLNDRHYRLLQDLSAPPKHAPSSSSTHEEDEGTKIKLAGRRRLCKASVKEDVSDEDDDPDLADFDSPGKGDTPLERAETGNKFTSRDEESKEAKTEVGVAPSFSMITDFGSPSPHLEQRQGGGGQNEIMDILDDLTSKLGTMSIKKKKDIQSSDFESVKPSFSLISDLSESSSSDVVTTTKAGADSLGDRQGHVGFAIREEKASNAFAGERGERVSNVGKQQPFSGQQHYVDKSEGYKQEYYLDRGKGKLEEVDRSLKTARHVELSEKLRSVGRSNAARLRDLDDDDDCVVLTGKKAAEMKIHLEKPTKPARGHNTATHAYEEKVSEDEGSITFTGPKSSYTLRGKIATILYPHQREGLKWLWSLHIQEKGGILGDDMGLGKTMQICSFLVGLFHSKLIKRALVVAPKTLLPHWMKELATVGLSQMTREYYGTSVKAREYDLNHILQGKGVLLTTYDIVRNNTKALQGYQLYTDDDDDDDIKWDYMILDEGHLIKNPSTQRAKSLLEIPSSHRIIISGTPIQNNLKELWALFNFSCPGLLGDKKWFKENYEHYILRGNDKDASDRDKRIGSTVAKKLREHIQPFFLRRLKSEVFGDDATTSKLSKKDEIVVWLRLTACQRQIYEAFLNSEIVLSAFDGSPLAALTILKKICDHPLLLTKRAAEDVLEGMESTLTQEEAGVAERLAMHIADNVDTDDFQTKNDSISCKLTFIMSLLENLIPEGHRVLIFSQTRKMLNLIQDSLTSNGYSFLRIDGTTKGLDRLKTVEEFQSGHVAPIFLLTSQVGGLGLTLTKADRVIVVDPAWNPSTDNQSVDRAYRIGQTKDVIVYRLMSSATVEEKIYRKQVYKGGLFKTATEQKEQIRYFSQQDLRELFSLPKGGFDVSPTQQQLYEEHYNQIKLDETLESHVKFLETLGIAGVSHHSLLFSKTAPIQPIQQDEVEEIRRRTTSFVGGPSAKLASSSQDNMINGAVYAFKPKDVNLDKRINISPIDESERSESEIKARISRLSMLFQNKSMVASLPDRGAKIQKQIAELTGELEEIKAVKSNDMPHQVIDLEDISQKMHKGLNL, encoded by the exons ATGGCGGAAAACACGACCAGCACTAGAAGAAGGCCTCAGAGCTTGAACGATCGTCACTATCGTCTCCTCCAGGATCTCTCTGCGCCTCCTAAACACGCcccctcttcttcttccaccc atgaagaagatgaaggaaCGAAGATAAAGCTCGCGGGACGGCGTCGTTTATGCAAGGCCTCGGTGAAGGAAGATGTAtcggatgaagatgatgatccTGATTTGGCTGATTTCGATTCCCCAG GTAAAGGAGATACACCACTGGAGAGAGCTGAAACTGGGAACAAGTTCACATCTCGGGATGAGGAATCGAAGGAAGCTAAAACAGAGGTGGGTGTGGCGCCTAGCTTTTCGATGATCACAGACTTTGGTTCACCTTCACCTCATCTTGAGCAAAGGCAAGGTGGTGGAGGACAGAACGAGATTATGGATATTTTGGATGATTTGACCTCTAAGCTCGGGACTATGTctattaagaagaaaaaagatatCCAAAGCAGTGACTTTGAGAGTGTTAAACCCTCATTTTCCTTGATATCGGATCTATCCGAGTCATCCTCGTCAGATGTCGTTACCACAACTAAAGCTGGTGCTGATAGTCTCGGTGACAGGCAAGGGCATGTTGGTTTTGCCATCCGGGAAGAGAAAGCTAGTAATGCCTTTGCAGGCGAAAGGGGGGAAAGAGTTTCAAACGTTGGAAAGCAGCAACCTTTTTCTGGTCAGCAGCACTATGTTGATAAGTCTGAAGGGTATAAACAGGAATACTATCTCGACCGTGGGAAGGGCAAACTCGAAGAAGTCGACCGAAGTCTGAAGACGGCTAGACATGTAGAGCTCAGTGAGAAGCTAAGATCAGTGGGAAGGTCGAATGCTGCTAGGCTAAGAGATTTagacgacgatgatgattgtgtTGTGTTGACTGGTAAAAAGGCGGCTGAAATGAAAATCCATCTTGAAAAGCCTACAAAGCCAGCTCGGGGTCACAACACTGCAACACATGCTTATGAAGAGAAAGTGTCGGAGGATGAAGGCTCCATCACTTTCACTGGCCCCAAATCTTCTTACACACTGCGTGGGAAGATTGCAACAATTTTATATCCACATCAGAGGGAAGGGTTGAAGTGGCTCTGGTCATTGCACATCCAAGAGAAAGGTGGAATACTTGGAGATGATATGGGTTTGGGTAAAACTATGCAG ATATGTAGCTTCCTTGTCGGTTTGTTCCACTCGAAGTTGATCAAACGTGCCCTGGTAGTGGCACCAAAAACCCTGCTGCCTCACTGGATGAAAGAATTAGCTACCGTGGGACTTTCACAAATGACTAGGGA ATACTACGGCACTTCTGTAAAAGCCCGAGAGTATGATCTCAACCACATTCTACAG GGTAAAGGTGTTCTTCTAACGACTTATGATATCGTGCGGAACAATACAAAGGCTTTGCAAGGTTATCAACTGTAtactgatgatgatgacgatgatgacaTCAAATGGGACTACATGATTCTGGACGAG GGACATCTTATCAAAAACCCCAGCACGCAAAGGGCGAAAAGTTTGCTTGAGATTCCAAGTTCTCACCGTATAATTATAAGTGGTACACCAatccaaaataatttaaag GAACTGTGGGCTTTATTCAATTTCAGCTGCCCCGGGCTCCTTGGTGACAAGAAATG GTTTAAGGAAAATTATGAGCATTACATTCTTCGTGGAAATGACAAAGATGCCTCTGATAGAGACAAGCGAATAGGCTCAACAGTAGCAAAG aaATTGAGGGAGCATATTCAACCTTTCTTCTTGCGTCGCCTTAAGAGTGAAGTCTTTGGTGATGATGCCACAACCTCCAAACTTTCAAAGAAGGACGAAATTGTTGTATGGCTACGGTTAACAGCTTGCCAG AGGCAAATATATGAGGCTTTCTTAAACAGTGAAATTGTTCTGTCAGCTTTTGATGGTTCGCCTCTAGCAGCTCTTACG attttgaagaaaatatgtGATCATCCGCTTCTCTTGACTAAGAGGGCTGCTGAGGACGTCCTCGAAGGAATGGAATCAACATTAACACAGGAAGAAGCAGGCGTGGCAGAGAGATTGGCTATGCATATTGCAGACAATGTGGATACAGATGATTTTCAGACCAAGAATGACAGTATCTCTTGCAAATTGACATTTATCATGTCACTACTG GAAAATTTGATTCCAGAAGGGCACCGTGTTCTAATCTTCTCCCAGACACGCAAGATGCTAAATCTCATTCAG GATTCTCTTACTTCCAACGGTTATAGTTTCTTGCGGATTGATGGTACAACAAAAGGCCTTGACAGATTGAAGACTGTTGAA GAATTTCAAAGTGGTCATGTGGCGCCTATATTTCTTCTCACATCTCAAGTAGGTGGTCTCGGCCTTACTTTGACAAAGGCGGACCGCGTGATTGTGGTTGACCCGGCTTGGAATCCAAG TACTGACAACCAGAGCGTTGATCGAGCATACAGAATTGGGCAAACCAAGGATGTCATTGTGTATAGATTAATGAGCTCAGCAACTGTCGAAGAAAAGATTTACCGAAAGCAG GTGTACAAGGGAGGCTTGTTTAAAACCGCGACTGAGCAAAAAGAACAAATCCGCTATTTCAGCCAACAG GACCTTCGAGAACTTTTCAGTCTTCCTAAGGGAGGATTTGATGTTTCACCTACACAACAGCAACTATACGAAGAGCATTACAACCAGATCAAACT AGATGAAACTCTGGAATCACATGTTAAGTTCCTGGAAACTCTGGGTATAGCTGGAGTGAGTCATCACAGCTTACTCTTCTCCAAGACTGCTCCTATTCAACCTATACAACAGGACGAAGTAGAAGAAATAAG GAGAAGAACAACATCATTCGTGGGAGGTCCATCAGCAAAATTAGCAAGCTCTTCACAGGACAACATGATCAATGG GGCTGTGTATGCTTTCAAACCAAAGGACGTGAATTTGGACAAGAGAATCAACATTTCTCCAATCGATGAGAGTGAAAGGTCGGAAAGCGAGATTAAAGCAAGAATCAGTAGGCTATCTATGCTATTCCAGAACAAG AGTATGGTCGCAAGTTTACCTGACAGAGGAGCAAAAATACAGAAACAGATTGCTGAATTGACTGGAGAGCTCGAAGAAATAAAGGCAGTGAAAAGCAACGATATGCCTCATCAAGTTATTGACTTGGAGGATATAAGCCAGAAGATGCACAAAGGATTGAATCTGTAG
- the LOC106367343 gene encoding protein kinase STUNTED, translating to MTPSGGGGVEEPATASDAEGSALVIIGVKPDEWSREVLTWSLVNVARPGDRIVALHVLDYSLEGSTSLVSLVRTFDTMLGVYESFCNLKQVDLKLKVFRGKSARKVLVQEVKSSGAASLIVGSSKRHHTIRSSASLAKYCARNLAKDVSVFAVKSGKIMFRRVPSNNDGPHMVVPCGSPNIAIEAAKIGNSFSPARSSSRWTTRPSRTSSLQSTESSGVDNSLALVPVQTNETDSEQGWHFFRGLYGKRSSWTKVSAKRAVLQWVSRLRGRNSEAVAYLDRKRSDSGCDEDCSSSVDGEDVSVSRSGSEHMLSPLSPCLGSDNVPEELQGLHEKYSSTCRLFTYEEVVSITSNFASDNLIGEGGNSYVYRGDLSDGRELAVKVLKPCLDVLKEFILEIEVVTSVHHKNIVSLFGFCFENNNLMLVYDYVPRGSLEENLHGNRKDAATFGWLERYKVAVGVAEALDYLHNTHDPEVIHRDVKSSNILLADDFEPQLSDFGFASLASSAAQHVSCGGIAGTFGYLAPEYFMHGKVTDKIDVYAFGVVLLELISGRKPICVDQSKGQESLVMWANPILESGKFAQLLDPSLEADDSSNDLIEKLLLAATLCIKRAPHDRPQIGLVVKILQGDEDATEWGKQQVKASEDATAYLTNIESHINLALLDLEDDAASDSSPEASSISVEDYLKGRWSRTASFSFN from the exons ATGACACCtagcggaggaggaggagtggAAGAACCGGCGACGGCGTCAGATGCGGAGGGTTCGGCGTTAGTAATAATCGGTGTGAAGCCCGACGAATGGAGCCGAGAGGTGCTAACGTGGTCTTTGGTGAATGTAGCTCGTCCCGGAGATCGAATCGTTGCTCTTCACGTTCTCGACTACTCTCTCg AAGGCTCAACGTCGCTTGTTTCGCTGGTGAGGACTTTCGACACTATGCTTGGTGTCTATGAAAGCTTCTGCAACTTAAAACAG GTTGATTTAAAGTTGAAGGTTTTCAGAGGGAAGTCAGCTAGGAAAGTTCTTGTTCAGGAAGTGAAATCCTCCGGAGCTGCGAGTTTAATCGTTGGTTCTTCTAAGAGACATCACACCATCcgttcttcagcttccttagCTAAGTACTGTGCGAGGAATCTTGCCAAGGATGTCTCTGTTTTCGCTGTTAAGAGTGGCAAGATTATGTTCCGGAGGGTGCCTAGTAACAACG ATGGACCACACATGGTTGTTCCCTGTGGATCACCCAACATTGCTATTGAAGCGGCAAAGATTGGAAACAGCTTTAGCCCTGCAAGATCGAGCTCACGCTGGACTACTAGACCGAGTCGCACCTCGTCATTACAGTCTACTGAAAGCTCAGGTGTAGACAATTCGTTGGCTTTAGTGCCAGTGCAAACGAACGAGACTGATTCAGAACAAGGTTGGCATTTCTTCCGGGGGCTTTACGGTAAACGAAGTAGCTGGACCAAAGTCTCTGCTAAGAGGGCTGTTCTTCAGTGGGTTTCGAGGCTAAGGGGTCGAAACTCAGAAGCTGTAGCGTATCTGGACAGGAAACGGAGTGATTCTGGTTGTGATGAAGATTGCTCTTCTAGCGTCGACGGTGAAGATGTCTCCGTTTCACGTTCTGGTTCTGAGCATATGCTGTCTCCTCTTTCTCCCTGCCTTGGATCAGACAACGTTCCGGAGGAGCTGCAGGGTCTACATGAAAAATACTCCTCCACGTGTAGATTATTCACATACGAGGAAGTTGTGTCAATTACCTCAAACTTTGCATCCG ATAACTTGATTGGAGAAGGTGGTAATAGTTATGTTTATAGAGGAGACCTATCAGATGGGAGGGAACTGGCTgtcaaagtattgaagccttgTCTGGATGTGTTGAAAGAGTTTATACTGGAAATTGAAGTCGTTACAAGTGTGCATCACAAGAATATAGTGTCACTCTTTGGTTTCTGTTTTGAGAACAATAATTTGATGCTGGTGTACGACTATGTACCACGAGGAAGCCTTGAAGAAAACCTGCATG GTAATAGAAAGGATGCCGCCACCTTTGGCTGGCTGGAGAGATATAAAGTGGCAGTGGGTGTTGCAGAGGCGTTAGACTATCTACATAATACTCATGATCCAGAAGTGATTCACCGGGATGTCAAATCTTCTAATATTCTTCTGGCAGATGATTTTGAGCCACAG CTCTCAGATTTCGGATTTGCCAGCCTGGCTTCAAGTGCTGCACAGCATGTGTCATGTGGGGGTATTGCGGGAACATTTGG TTACCTAGCACCAGAATACTTCATGCACGGTAAAGTAACCGACAAGATTGATGTCTATGCGTTTGGTGTTGTATTGCTCGAGCTCATATCGGGTAGAAAACCAATTTGCGTTGACCAATCTAAAGGCCAGGAGAGCCTTGTCATGTGG GCAAATCCAATCCTAGAGAGTGGAAAATTTGCTCAGTTACTGGATCCAAGTCTAGAAGCTGATGATAGCAGTAACGATCTAATCGAGAAGCTATTGTTAGCTGCCACACTATGCATTAAACGCGCACCTCATGACCGTCCACAAATTGGCCTC GTGGTAAAGATATTACAAGGCGATGAAGATGCAACGGAATGGGGAAAGCAACAAGTAAAAGCCTCAGAAGATGCAACGGCGTACTTGACAAACATAGAATCACACATAAACCTTGCACTGCTTGATTTGGAAGATGATGCAGCTTCGGATAGTAGCCCTGAAGCTAGTAGTATCTCCGTTGAGGACTACTTGAAAGGAAGATGGAGCCGCACTGCTAGCTTTAGCTTCAACtaa
- the LOC106348047 gene encoding pectinesterase inhibitor 12-like, translating into MKFFVLVVMFFLLLNCFATAQTLIRNSCRTVAAKDPNLKYDICVQSLEQDPQSKTATSLSGLVLASTNNAEAKTTNVKGIVETILKNKSYPPGTEPALRTCVKLYDDANGSLNEALMSVKSGDYRSANVHLSAALDAPSTCKDGFKEKHTTSPVTNENNVLFQKIVIPLAFTNML; encoded by the coding sequence atgaaGTTCTTCGTTTTAGTTGTCATGTTCTTTCTCTTGTTAAACTGTTTCGCAACTGCGCAAACTTTGATTCGAAATTCTTGCAGAACAGTTGCAGCAAAAGACCCTAATCTCAAATATGATATTTGCGTCCAATCACTTGAACAAGATCCGCAAAGCAAAACCGCAACTAGTCTATCAGGATTGGTCTTAGCGTCAACGAATAACGCTGAGGCCAAAACAACGAACGTTAAAGGAATAGTTGAAACTATTCTCAAGAATAAAAGTTATCCACCGGGTACTGAACCTGCGTTACGCACATGCGTAAAGCTTTATGACGATGCTAATGGTTCTTTAAATGAAGCTTTGATGAGCGTTAAATCCGGCGATTATAGAAGTGCTAATGTGCATCTGAGTGCTGCTCTGGATGCACCGAGCACTTGTAAAGATGGTTTCAAAGAGAAGCACACGACTTCTCCCGTCACAAACGAGAACAATGTTTTGTTTCAGAAGATTGTGATTCCTTTAGCTTTTACAAATATGTTATGA